A window of Aequoribacter fuscus genomic DNA:
CTCAGGAGCGCGTCAAGGCAGTGCCTTTTCATGTCGAGTATCGCGGCTTGTCGGGCGACCAAATCCCACTTGAAGATAACTCGATGGATTCTGCTGTCGTGACCTATAGCTTGTGCACCATTCCCGACCCCGTAGCGGCGTTGCTCGAGCTGAAAAGAGTGGTCAAGTCAGGGGGCTCTATACACTTCTCTGAGCATGGGTTGGCGCCTGAGGACGGGGTCATGAAGTGGCAGAACCGCATCAACCCGATTTGGAAGCGTATTGCGGGTGGTTGCCATATTAATCGTGATATCGCGGGCCTATTTGCCACGGCCGGTATTGCTCTACCCGAGCTTGAAACGATGTACCTTCCTAAAACCCCGAAAATCGCGGGGTTTAATGTGTGGGGGCGGGCCGAGGTTTAGTATGGATCCTGTCACACAAGGCGCTTTGGGGGCGGCAGTTGCGCTTACGAAAGCGCGCCCAGAACAGCTTGCTGGCGCGGCTGTGCTGGGTGCCTTAGGCGGCATGGCGCCGGATTTGGACGTATTGATTCGATCGAGCGCCGATCCCTTACTGTTCTTAGAGTACCATCGGCAGTTTACCCACTCGCTGTTGTTTATTCCCTTGGGGGCACTATTGTGCACTTTGGTCTTGCACGGTCTCATCGGCAAGCGTTTTGGGTTCCGCTTTTCACTGTCTTATGTGTTTTGTTTTTTGGGTTACGCAACGCACGGTCTACTTGATGCCTGCACAACATATGGCACCTTGCTTTTTTGGCCGCTCAGTTACGAACGCGTGGCATGGAATATACTGTCGATTATTGACCCTTTAGTGACCTTGCCTTTGCTCGCGGCAATTGTTTGGACGGTTCGGACTAGATCCTCGGCAGCGGTATTGTTGGCCGTGGCATGGTTTGGAACGTATGTGACGTTCGGAATGGTGCAGCGAGACCGAGCTGAAGAGGTTGCGTGGCGTTTGGCGGAGAGTCGAGGTCACACGCCGCATAGATTAGAGGCGAAGCCGAGCTTCGCCAATCTGTTGGTGTTTAAAACGGTATATGAGGCCGATGAGGTCTTCTTCGTTGATGCGGTGCATGTGGGGTGGAAGTCAAAAGTGTATGTCGGAGAATCTGTGGCTAAGTTGAATGTGAGCAGGGATCTTCCTTGGTTGGAATCAAACAGTCAGCAGGCACATGATGTCGAACGTTTTCGATGGTTCAGTAACGACTATCTGGCTCTAGATCAGAGCGATCCTAATCGCGTAATCGATATGCGCTATTCGTTGTTACCCAACGATATTAACGCGTTATGGAGTATACAGTTGGAGCCACCAGCGTCTGCAGAGAGGCATGTGATGTATCAAATGCACCGAGGCGATTCGAGAGCCGCATTGCCCACTCTGTGGGCAATGATGACCGGCGCGGATATCGATTAAGCCTGATAAACGGCTTCTGCAGCGGCCAGCGCTTGGCCCGCTGCGATGTTGGCACCTTGTGCACTGAGCACGGTTTCGAGTGCCAACAAACATTTGCGCACGTTGACGGCTTTAGCGCTAAAGCCCATAAGGCCGATACGCCACGTTTTGCCTGCAAGCGCGCCAAGTCCCGCTCCGATTTCTAGATCAAATTGCTCTAGCAGCGCTGCTCGCACACCACCGTCATCGACGCCCTCGGGTATGTTGACCGCATTGAGCTGGGGCAGGCGAACGTCGGCTGCAACGGCCATGCTAAGCCCCATGGCTTCTAATCCTGCCACAAGGGCTTTGTGGTGCAGTGCATGACGCGCATGCGCCGCAGCAAGACCTTCGGCCTCGACTAGGCGTAGTGACTCGTGTAACGCATACATGGCATTCACTGGCGCGGTGTGGTGATAGGCACGCTTTGTGTTCGCACCCCAGTAGCCCATGATGAGCTGCATGTCTAAAAACCAGCTTTGTACCTTGGTGCTGCGGTTGGCAATGACGTCTTGTGCTCGTTGACTGAAGGTGATGGGTGCAATGCCTGGCGTGCAAGACAGACACTTCTGCGTGCCCGAATAGGCGCAGTCAATGCCCCAGGTGTCTACCTCTACGGGGATTCCAGCGAGCCCCGTGACCGTATCCATGATGACTAAGGCGTCGTGCTTGTGAGCGATTGCCGCTAGCGCCTTGGCATCACTGCGAACCCCTGTAGAGGTCTCTGCATGCACAAAAGCCAGTGCCTTGATGTTGTTGTTTTCAAAGAACGCTTGTTCCACCTTATCCAAGGAGACCTCGGTGCCCCAGGTATCTTCTACCATGATTGCGCTAGCACCACAGCGCTCGACGTTCTCTTTCATGCGCCCGCCAAATACACCGTTCTGACACACAATGACTTTGTCGCCCGGCTCAATTAAGTTGACAAAGGCCGCTTCCATGCCCGCCGAGCCCGGCGCTGAGATGGGTAATGTCAGTGCGTTGTCCGTTTGAAAAACGTACTGCAATAAACGTTTTATGTCGTCCATTAAGGTGACGAATTGGGGATCTAGGTGGCCAATCGTCGGACGCCCCAAAGCCTCAAGGACCTGTGGTGGCACGTCGGAAGGGCCTGGGCCCATTAAAGTGCGTAAAGGGGGGTGGAAAGCGCCAGTCATAGTCATCTCCTATTCAAAACACCAAGGCTACCAGTTTTTGCGTTAAAACATCAGCATTGGCGCGGCGGCAATAGCCGGTATTTATTGTGTAAATAATGAGTTATGTCGGATGCGTGTGCGCGCGCTACTGGGCATTCGCTGTTACAATGGCGTCTTGATTCGCCGAGATTACCCATGTATACCCCCGAAAAATCTGCAAATACGCCACTCGAATGGTTTGTGAGTTGTGCCAAAGGGCTTGAGCCCGTATTGGCCGCTGAGATTCAAAGCTTGGGGGGCGAGAATACACGTGAAGTTGTCGCAGGAGTTTATGCCGAGGCGCCTCAGGTGTTTGGTTTGCGCATGGTGCTTTGGAGCCGTGTTGCGAATCGAGTGATACGCTTGTTGGGTGAGTTTCCCGTCAAAACAGCAGATGAGCTGTACGAGCAGTTAGTGCAACAAGACTGGCAGGCCTGGATTCGCCCGAATCAAAGCATGTCGGTTGATTTTCACGGCACCAACGACTTTTTACGCAACACTCAATTCAGCGCCCAAAAGGTTAAAGATGCCATTGTGGACCGCTTGTCCACGACCTTGGGGGCGAGGCCTAATGTCGATCGTAAGTCGCCTGATATTCGTTTTAACTGTCACCTAAAGCCTCAGGGACTAAGTATTGGCATTGATTACGGTGACGGGAGCTTACATTGGCGAGGATATCGGACACGAAGTGGGGCTGCGCCTTTGAAGGAAACGCTGGCGGCCGCTATTTTGATGCGAGCGGGGTGGCCTAAGCTCGTTGAGGAACAAGGGGCCTTGGTTGACCCCATGTGCGGCACCGGTACCTTATTGATCGAAGGCGCAATGATGGCAGCTGATATAGCGCCCGGGTTGCGCCGCAAGCGCTGCGGTTTTGAGCGGCTTCCAGATTTCATACCAGAGCAGTGGCGCATTCTAAAATCAGAGGCTGAAAAGCGAGCCGCTGCGGGCAAACAGCGTCTGCAGGATATCGAAATTCGAGGGTACGATGCCGACGCTCGTGCCGTTCGCGCTGCTGAGGAAAATATCGAGGCCTTGGGGCTTTCGGATTACGTGCGAGTGTCCGTAAAGCCCTTAGCAAAGTTGGCTAAGCCTACGCATCGGCCCTTAAACAAAGGCCTAGTTGTCTGCAACCCGCCTTACGGTGAACGTCTGGGTGAGGCGGCCGCCTTGCGCTATTTGTACAATCAGCTCGGTGAGCGTGCCAGCCGAGAATTTGCGGGCTGGGAGCTGGCGGTCTTAGCGGGCGAGGTTGCGCAATCGAAAGCGGTAGGGCTTCGCAGTCACAAACAATACGTGCTTTATAACGGCGCGCTGCCTGTGCATCTGGCTTTGTTCTCATTAACTGACGACAACCGCTGGAAGGATCTAGGCGCAGCCCAGCAAAATAGCCATCAGACCGAGGAAAATGTCGCCTCGGGTATTGAGGTGTCCGAGGGTACGCTGACCGCGGGCGGGCAGATGTTTTTGAATCGTATTCGCAAGAATAG
This region includes:
- a CDS encoding metal-dependent hydrolase yields the protein MDPVTQGALGAAVALTKARPEQLAGAAVLGALGGMAPDLDVLIRSSADPLLFLEYHRQFTHSLLFIPLGALLCTLVLHGLIGKRFGFRFSLSYVFCFLGYATHGLLDACTTYGTLLFWPLSYERVAWNILSIIDPLVTLPLLAAIVWTVRTRSSAAVLLAVAWFGTYVTFGMVQRDRAEEVAWRLAESRGHTPHRLEAKPSFANLLVFKTVYEADEVFFVDAVHVGWKSKVYVGESVAKLNVSRDLPWLESNSQQAHDVERFRWFSNDYLALDQSDPNRVIDMRYSLLPNDINALWSIQLEPPASAERHVMYQMHRGDSRAALPTLWAMMTGADID
- a CDS encoding pyridoxal-phosphate-dependent aminotransferase family protein; the protein is MTGAFHPPLRTLMGPGPSDVPPQVLEALGRPTIGHLDPQFVTLMDDIKRLLQYVFQTDNALTLPISAPGSAGMEAAFVNLIEPGDKVIVCQNGVFGGRMKENVERCGASAIMVEDTWGTEVSLDKVEQAFFENNNIKALAFVHAETSTGVRSDAKALAAIAHKHDALVIMDTVTGLAGIPVEVDTWGIDCAYSGTQKCLSCTPGIAPITFSQRAQDVIANRSTKVQSWFLDMQLIMGYWGANTKRAYHHTAPVNAMYALHESLRLVEAEGLAAAHARHALHHKALVAGLEAMGLSMAVAADVRLPQLNAVNIPEGVDDGGVRAALLEQFDLEIGAGLGALAGKTWRIGLMGFSAKAVNVRKCLLALETVLSAQGANIAAGQALAAAEAVYQA
- the rlmKL gene encoding bifunctional 23S rRNA (guanine(2069)-N(7))-methyltransferase RlmK/23S rRNA (guanine(2445)-N(2))-methyltransferase RlmL, which produces MYTPEKSANTPLEWFVSCAKGLEPVLAAEIQSLGGENTREVVAGVYAEAPQVFGLRMVLWSRVANRVIRLLGEFPVKTADELYEQLVQQDWQAWIRPNQSMSVDFHGTNDFLRNTQFSAQKVKDAIVDRLSTTLGARPNVDRKSPDIRFNCHLKPQGLSIGIDYGDGSLHWRGYRTRSGAAPLKETLAAAILMRAGWPKLVEEQGALVDPMCGTGTLLIEGAMMAADIAPGLRRKRCGFERLPDFIPEQWRILKSEAEKRAAAGKQRLQDIEIRGYDADARAVRAAEENIEALGLSDYVRVSVKPLAKLAKPTHRPLNKGLVVCNPPYGERLGEAAALRYLYNQLGERASREFAGWELAVLAGEVAQSKAVGLRSHKQYVLYNGALPVHLALFSLTDDNRWKDLGAAQQNSHQTEENVASGIEVSEGTLTAGGQMFLNRIRKNRKRLKGWLKQTQTQCYRLYDADMPEYSVAVDVYDGKLHLAEYQAPKHVDEDAAIARLEDAIHALCVEFNVAPSQISVKQRRRQRGQSQYEKHSSQGQKHVVREGKAKLLVNLQDYLDTGLFLDHRPMRTRIAAEAKGKRFLNLFCYTGTASIHAALGGAKRTVSVDLSNTYTAWYRENLALNGLAEATNAIVRSDVSAWLGTTKERFDLILLDPPSFSNSKKTDQSFDVQRDQVSLVQAAMAVLEPSGVLYFSNNRRGFKLDDTLAEAYEVRDISAQTLDPDFERNPKIHQAWMLRHRGS
- a CDS encoding class I SAM-dependent methyltransferase, encoding MSFYEDRILPHMINCACGSGTFHKQRDKVVPRALGKVVEIGIGTGLNLTHYDPAKVECVIGIDPSAKSWELAQERVKAVPFHVEYRGLSGDQIPLEDNSMDSAVVTYSLCTIPDPVAALLELKRVVKSGGSIHFSEHGLAPEDGVMKWQNRINPIWKRIAGGCHINRDIAGLFATAGIALPELETMYLPKTPKIAGFNVWGRAEV